Proteins co-encoded in one Ziziphus jujuba cultivar Dongzao chromosome 9, ASM3175591v1 genomic window:
- the LOC107427350 gene encoding transcriptional elongation regulator MINIYO isoform X1 — protein MEDEKKKKQSSRRRDPKTSSSSRHEKKKVLGTNSFQISDGEASRLVGSIVEKGISDEPQAKPFFFPTPPPKPTVLPFPVARHRSHGPHWGPVGWKMGGGDDDNGDGGDGDEEDEVFMDIDPVATFAKPIERKKKKNLDFTRSKELSLGDKSSMAEKLEGTMFSSRRKQEKDKKAIEPLHLQDNGKDTSPVRFKNEEPMLVNNQMDVEKKAGDDMALNQSLERREQTCSTSSTVSFIGSDLGNEQGTMSLESEIDAENHARLEGMSRHEIEEAQAEIMEKLNPALLKLLKRRGEEKVKQKKVSAPNISANREPENVQNEDNNDAKSSPFSESGTTRRVAKITSDDSHDGLDNRGTWNSKPANSSLWKAWSERVEAIRDLRFSLDGTVSGSDLVQVPETGNITMRDFLRSEGDPGAAGYTIKEAVALTRSVIPGQRTLALHILLAVLDKALHNIQQGQVGCTARNVDNVYYSVDWEAVWAYALGPEPELVLSLRICLDDNHSSVVLACAKLIQCVLGCDANENFLEFLEKSATIEGICTAPVFRSKPEIDVGFLRGGFWKYNAKPSNILTLVENIIDDETEGNHTIQDDIVVAGQDFAAGLVRMGILIRLRYLLESDPTAALEECIVSILIAIARHSPTCSNAIMKCQRLVQTVVHRFSPKQNMEIHPSKIKSVILLKVLAQSDVTNCGDFVKNGFFQIMTWHLYQHASSLDHWMKFGQEKCKLSSALMVEQLRFWKVCIQHGYCISYYSSIFPALCLWLNPPTFEKLVENNVVCEFASISKEAYLVLEVLAGKLPNLFSQRHLSSQTAQGIGDDVEIWSWSHVGPIIDLAVKWITLQSDPQLRNFFEWKKEIRGDLSQDLSLTSLLWIYSAVFHMLAKVLERVNPDNTANLQGSGGLVPWLPEFVPKVGLEIIKAGLLGFSDSSATKYGIDPSCSGSFIEKLCYLRQQTDYGTSLSSLCCLRGLVQTVAVTDNLIQLADKGIEGPCQEYVLLREDKILKYGMLKHSSIELRSVQNIFSNLVTSVLHYVHSIETFGRGGPAPGVGVGWGASGGGYWSATILLAQNDAGFLIDLLDAFQVVVVPHLPREVDITFIMQINSALAVSLIAGPKDRSIVKKALKVLLHVSVLTYLDLCIRHFLGTKRNKPFGWTYEEEDYTVFNIILTSHFKNRWLSVKKKLKPIDGISGTTNKTFEKSNRSLETIYEDSDTSFSNQDSTPLVVEWAHQRLPLPMYWFLSPISTLCDGRDAGLRKASKLEDLIQDPSNVLEVAKAGLFFLLGIEAMSSFLPPDVPSPVQGVPLVWKLHSLSVILLVGMGVIEEDKSRDVYEALQDFYGDILDKARLRSAEIAWDINVNSQEFLGFQSEIHDSYSTFIETLVDQFSAISYGDLVYGRQVAVYLHRCVEAPVRLTAWNALTNARVLELLPPLETCIGEAEGYLQPVEDNSDILEAYVKSWTSGALDRAVSRSSVAYELALHHLSSFLFHFYKDDKLLLRNKLARSLLRDSSLKQHHEVIMLNLIRYDKVTMDRDGSPLEMSIDKRFEVLIEACERNSSLINEVERLKTLVNNSHS, from the exons ATGGAGgacgagaagaagaagaaacagagCAGCAGAAGAAGGGACCCGAAAACCTCTTCTTCATCACGTCATGAGAAGAAAAAGGTTTTGGGGACGAATTCGTTTCAGATAAGCGACGGAGAAGCGTCCCGGTTAGTCGGTAGTATCGTCGAGAAAGGCATTTCCGATGAGCCACAAGCCAAGCCTTTCTTCTTCCCAACTCCGCCTCCGAAACCAACTGTTCTTCCTTTCCCTGTTGCTCGCCACCGCTCTCATGGCCCG CATTGGGGTCCGGTAGGCTGGAAAATGGGCGGTGGTGATGATGATAATGGTGATGGTGGAGATGGTGACGAAGAGGATGAAGTATTCATGGACATTGACCCAGTTGCTACTTTTGCCAAACCCatagagagaaagaagaaaaaaaacctgGACTTTACCCGGTCCAAAGAGCTTTCCCTTGGTGACAAATCTTCCATGGCCGAGAAATTGGAAGGAACTATGTTTTcctcaaggagaaaacaagaaaaggataaaaaagCAATTGAACCACTGCATCTCCAGGATAATGGTAAAGATACCAGCCCTGTTAGGTTCAAGAATGAAGAACCCATGTTGGTAAACAACCAAATGGACGTGGAGAAGAAGGCTGGTGATGATATGGCTTTGAATCAGTCACTGGAAAGAAGGGAGCAAACATGTTCAACATCAAGTACGGTTTCTTTTATTGGGTCTGACCTTGGAAATGAACAAGGAACCATGTCGCTTGAGAGTGAGATTGACGCTGAGAACCATGCACGGTTGGAGGGAATGTCAAGACATGAGATTGAAGAGGCACAAGCTGAAATAATGGAGAAGTTGAACCCTGCATTACTGAAGCTACTTAAAAGGAGGGGTGAAGAAAAAGTGAAGCAGAAAAAGGTTTCAGCTCCGAATATTTCCGCTAATAGAGAGCCAGAAAATGTACAGAATGAGGATAATAATGATGCAAAAAGTTCTCCTTTCTCTGAGAGTGGTACGACTCGTAGAGTGGCAAAAATAACCTCAGATGATTCTCATGATGGGCTAGATAATAGGGGGACATGGAATTCTAAACCAGCCAATAGCAGTTTGTGGAAGGCATGGAGTGAGAGAGTTGAGGCAATTAGGGATCTAAGGTTTTCCTTGGATGGTACTGTTAGTGGTAGTGATCTTGTTCAGGTACCAGAGACTG GTAATATTACCATGCGTGACTTCTTGCGTAGTGAGGGGGATCCAGGAGCAGCAGGTTACACAATCAAAGAAGCAGTGGCACTCACTCGAAGTGTG ATTCCAGGGCAGCGCACCCTTGCATTGCACATCCTTTTAGCTGTTCTTGACAAGGCACTGCACAATATTCAACAAGGTCAAGTTGGATGTACTGCGAGAAATGTTGATAATGTTTACTATTCTGTCGATTGGGAAGCTGTTTGGGCTTATGCACTTGGCCCAGAACCTGAGCTCGTTTTATCACTAAG GATTTGTCTTGATGATAATCACAGTTCCGTAGTTCTAGCATGTGCCAAACTTATTCAGTGCGTATTGGGTTGTGATGCAAATGAGAACTTCTTGGAATTCTTGGAG AAATCGGCAACTATTGAGGGTATCTGTACTGCCCCTGTATTTAGAAGCAAACCCGAGATTGATGTTGGTTTTCTTCGTGGTGGATTTTGGAAGTACAATGCTAAGCCTTCTAATATCCTCACCCTTGTTGAGAATATTATTGATGATGAGACCGAAGGGAACCATACAATTCAGGATGATATTGTGGTTGCTGGACAGGATTTTGCTGCAGGTTTGGTTCGGATGGGGATCCTTATAAGGCTTCGTTATCTTCTGGAG TCAGACCCCACAGCTGCTCTGGAAGAATGCATAGTTTCTATACTTATTGCCATAGCAAGGCATTCCCCAACATGCTCAAATGCAATTATGAAATGCCAAAGGCTTGTTCAAACAGTTGTCCACAGATTTTCTccaaaacaaaatatggaaattCATCCTTCTAAGATAAAATCGGTTATTCTTTTAAAG GTATTGGCTCAATCAGATGTGACAAATTGTGGGGATTTTGTGAAGAACGGGTTTTTCCAAATTATGACATGGCATTTGTATCAACATGCTTCCTCTCTTGACCACTGGATGAAATTTGGACAGGAGAAGTGTAAACTTTCATCAGCTTTGATGGTTGAACAATTACGATTTTGGAAGGTCTGCATTCAGCATGGGTATTGCATATCATATTATTCAAGTATTTTCCCTGCCTTGTGCCTCTGGTTGAATCCCCCTACTTTCGAAAAACTTGTAGAGAACAACGTTGTTTGTGAATTTGCTTCCATCTCAAAGGAAGCATACCTTGTTCTAGAGGTTTTGGCTGGAAAGCTTCCTAATTTATTTTCACAGAGGCATTTAAGCAGTCAGACAGCGCAGGGCATTGGTGATGATGTGGAGATCTGGTCTTGGAGTCATGTTGGTCCAATAATTGATCTGGCTGTAAAATGGATAACATTGCAGAGTGATCCACAACTACgtaatttttttgaatggaaaaaagaaatcagGGGTGATCTTTCCCAAGATTTATCTTTGACTTCCTTGCTGTGGATATATTCTGCTGTGTTCCACATGCTTGCGAAAGTGCTGGAAAGAGTGAACCCAGACAACACTGCCAATCTGCAGGGAAGTGGTGGCCTTGTGCCATGGCTTCCAGAGTTTGTTCCTAAAGTTGGACTTGAAATCATAAAAGCTGGACTTCTGGGCTTTTCAGATTCCAGTGCTACAAAATATGGAATAGATCCTTCATGCAGTGGTTCTTTCATTGAAAAGCTATGTTATTTGAGGCAGCAAACTGATTATGGAACATCATTATCTTCTTTATGTTGCCTTCGTGGATTAGTCCAGACTGTTGCTGTTACTGATAACTTGATCCAGTTGGCTGACAAAGGGATAGAAGGTCCTTGCCAAGAATATGTTCTCCTAAGAGAAGATAAAATACTCAAGTATGGGATGCTTAAGCATTCCTCAATTGAATTGAGAAGTGTGCAAAATATTTTTTCGAACTTAGTTACTTCAGTGTTACACTATGTGCATTCCATTGAAACGTTTGGCAGAGGAGGCCCTGCTCCTGGTGTAGGAGTTGGCTGGGGGGCATCTGGTGGGGGATATTGGTCCGCAACCATTTTGCTGGCGCAGAATGATGCAGGATTTCTCATTGATCTGCTTGATGCTTTTCAGGTTGTGGTAGTTCCTCATTTACCTAGAGAAGTAGATATAACCTTCATCATGCAGATCAATTCTGCCTTGGCAGTATCGTTAATTGCTGGGCCAAAAGATAGAAGTATCGTCAAAAAGGCTCTAAAGGTTTTGCTTCATGTCTCTGTTCTGACATATCTTGATCTCTGCATTCGACATTTTCTTGGTACTAAGAGAAATAAGCCATTTGGGTGGACATATGAAGAAGAGGATTACACGGtcttcaatataatattaacttCTCATTTCAAGAACAGATGGCTGTCAGTAAAGAAGAAGCTGAAACCAATTGATGGCATAAGCGGCACTACCAACAAGACATTTGAGAAGAGTAATCGTTCTCTGGAAACCATATATGAGGACTCAGACACATCATTTAGCAATCAGGATTCTACTCCTTTAGTTGTAGAGTGGGCTCACCAGAGACTCCCCCTACCCATGTATTGGTTTTTGAGTCCAATCTCAACGCTTTGTGATGGCAGGGATGCTGGTCTTCGAAAAGCTTCCAAATTAGAAGATCTGATCCAAGACCCCAGTAACGTGCTTGAAGTTGCCAAAGCTGGTCTTTTCTTCCTTCTAGGTATTGAAGCAATGTCCAGCTTCCTACCTCCTGATGTTCCCTCCCCTGTTCAGGGTGTACCATTGGTTTGGAAATTGCATTCCTTATCTGTGATCTTACTTGTTGGAATGGGCGTGATTGAAGAGGACAAGAGTAGGGATGTATATGAAGCTTTGCAAGATTTCTATGGTGATATTCTTGACAAGGCAAGGCTTAGAAGTGCTGAAATAGCTTGGGACATTAATGTGAACAGCCAAGAATTTTTGGGGTTTCAATCAGAGATTCATGATAGTTATTCAACATTTATTGAAACTCTTGTGGACCAGTTTTCTGCTATATCTTATGGCGATCTTGTTTATGGCCGTCAAGTTGCAGTTTATCTACACCGTTGTGTAGAAGCACCTGTTCGACTTACTGCCTGGAATGCACTAACTAATGCTCGTGTTCTTGAACTTTTGCCACCGCTAGAGACTTGCATTGGAGAAGCTGAAGGGTATCTTCAACCTGTTGAG GATAACTCTGATATATTGGAGGCTTACGTAAAATCGTGGACGTCTGGTGCCCTTGATAGGGCTGTAAGTCGAAGCTCAGTTGCATATGAGCTGGCTCTCCACCACCTTTcgtcttttctttttcacttctaCAAGGATGATAAGTTATTGCTGCGAAACAAGCTTGCAAGGTCTCTTCTGCGGGACTCCTCCCTAAAGCAGCACCATGAG GTAATTATGTTGAATCTTATTCGTTATGACAAGGTAACTATGGATAGAGATGGTTCCCCTCTGGAAATGAGTATAGACAAAAGATTTGAGGTATTAATTGAAGCTTGTGAAAGAAATTCTTCTCTTATAAATGAAGTGGAGAGGCTGAAAACCCTCGTCAACAACAGCCATTCCTGA
- the LOC107427350 gene encoding transcriptional elongation regulator MINIYO isoform X3, translating into MEDEKKKKQSSRRRDPKTSSSSRHEKKKVLGTNSFQISDGEASRLVGSIVEKGISDEPQAKPFFFPTPPPKPTVLPFPVARHRSHGPHWGPVGWKMGGGDDDNGDGGDGDEEDEVFMDIDPVATFAKPIERKKKKNLDFTRSKELSLGDKSSMAEKLEGTMFSSRRKQEKDKKAIEPLHLQDNGKDTSPVRFKNEEPMLVNNQMDVEKKAGDDMALNQSLERREQTCSTSSTVSFIGSDLGNEQGTMSLESEIDAENHARLEGMSRHEIEEAQAEIMEKLNPALLKLLKRRGEEKVKQKKVSAPNISANREPENVQNEDNNDAKSSPFSESGTTRRVAKITSDDSHDGLDNRGTWNSKPANSSLWKAWSERVEAIRDLRFSLDGTVSGSDLVQVPETGNITMRDFLRSEGDPGAAGYTIKEAVALTRSVIPGQRTLALHILLAVLDKALHNIQQGQVGCTARNVDNVYYSVDWEAVWAYALGPEPELVLSLRICLDDNHSSVVLACAKLIQCVLGCDANENFLEFLEKSATIEGICTAPVFRSKPEIDVGFLRGGFWKYNAKPSNILTLVENIIDDETEGNHTIQDDIVVAGQDFAAGLVRMGILIRLRYLLESDPTAALEECIVSILIAIARHSPTCSNAIMKCQRLVQTVVHRFSPKQNMEIHPSKIKSVILLKVLAQSDVTNCGDFVKNGFFQIMTWHLYQHASSLDHWMKFGQEKCKLSSALMVEQLRFWKVCIQHGYCISYYSSIFPALCLWLNPPTFEKLVENNVVCEFASISKEAYLVLEVLAGKLPNLFSQRHLSSQTAQGIGDDVEIWSWSHVGPIIDLAVKWITLQSDPQLRNFFEWKKEIRGDLSQDLSLTSLLWIYSAVFHMLAKVLERVNPDNTANLQGSGGLVPWLPEFVPKVGLEIIKAGLLGFSDSSATKYGIDPSCSGSFIEKLCYLRQQTDYGTSLSSLCCLRGLVQTVAVTDNLIQLADKGIEGPCQEYVLLREDKILKYGMLKHSSIELRSVQNIFSNLVTSVLHYVHSIETFGRGGPAPGVGVGWGASGGGYWSATILLAQNDAGFLIDLLDAFQVVVVPHLPREVDITFIMQINSALAVSLIAGPKDRSIVKKALKVLLHVSVLTYLDLCIRHFLGTKRNKPFGWTYEEEDYTVFNIILTSHFKNRWLSVKKKLKPIDGISGTTNKTFEKSNRSLETIYEDSDTSFSNQDSTPLVVEWAHQRLPLPMYWFLSPISTLCDGRDAGLRKASKLEDLIQDPSNVLEVAKAGLFFLLGIEAMSSFLPPDVPSPVQGVPLVWKLHSLSVILLVGMGVIEEDKSRDVYEALQDFYGDILDKARLRSAEIAWDINVNSQEFLGFQSEIHDSYSTFIETLVDQFSAISYGDLVYGRQVAVYLHRCVEAPVRLTAWNALTNARVLELLPPLETCIGEAEGYLQPVEDNSDILEAYVKSWTSGALDRAVSRSSVAYELALHHLSSFLFHFYKDDKLLLRNKLARSLLRDSSLKQHHECAEGNSSC; encoded by the exons ATGGAGgacgagaagaagaagaaacagagCAGCAGAAGAAGGGACCCGAAAACCTCTTCTTCATCACGTCATGAGAAGAAAAAGGTTTTGGGGACGAATTCGTTTCAGATAAGCGACGGAGAAGCGTCCCGGTTAGTCGGTAGTATCGTCGAGAAAGGCATTTCCGATGAGCCACAAGCCAAGCCTTTCTTCTTCCCAACTCCGCCTCCGAAACCAACTGTTCTTCCTTTCCCTGTTGCTCGCCACCGCTCTCATGGCCCG CATTGGGGTCCGGTAGGCTGGAAAATGGGCGGTGGTGATGATGATAATGGTGATGGTGGAGATGGTGACGAAGAGGATGAAGTATTCATGGACATTGACCCAGTTGCTACTTTTGCCAAACCCatagagagaaagaagaaaaaaaacctgGACTTTACCCGGTCCAAAGAGCTTTCCCTTGGTGACAAATCTTCCATGGCCGAGAAATTGGAAGGAACTATGTTTTcctcaaggagaaaacaagaaaaggataaaaaagCAATTGAACCACTGCATCTCCAGGATAATGGTAAAGATACCAGCCCTGTTAGGTTCAAGAATGAAGAACCCATGTTGGTAAACAACCAAATGGACGTGGAGAAGAAGGCTGGTGATGATATGGCTTTGAATCAGTCACTGGAAAGAAGGGAGCAAACATGTTCAACATCAAGTACGGTTTCTTTTATTGGGTCTGACCTTGGAAATGAACAAGGAACCATGTCGCTTGAGAGTGAGATTGACGCTGAGAACCATGCACGGTTGGAGGGAATGTCAAGACATGAGATTGAAGAGGCACAAGCTGAAATAATGGAGAAGTTGAACCCTGCATTACTGAAGCTACTTAAAAGGAGGGGTGAAGAAAAAGTGAAGCAGAAAAAGGTTTCAGCTCCGAATATTTCCGCTAATAGAGAGCCAGAAAATGTACAGAATGAGGATAATAATGATGCAAAAAGTTCTCCTTTCTCTGAGAGTGGTACGACTCGTAGAGTGGCAAAAATAACCTCAGATGATTCTCATGATGGGCTAGATAATAGGGGGACATGGAATTCTAAACCAGCCAATAGCAGTTTGTGGAAGGCATGGAGTGAGAGAGTTGAGGCAATTAGGGATCTAAGGTTTTCCTTGGATGGTACTGTTAGTGGTAGTGATCTTGTTCAGGTACCAGAGACTG GTAATATTACCATGCGTGACTTCTTGCGTAGTGAGGGGGATCCAGGAGCAGCAGGTTACACAATCAAAGAAGCAGTGGCACTCACTCGAAGTGTG ATTCCAGGGCAGCGCACCCTTGCATTGCACATCCTTTTAGCTGTTCTTGACAAGGCACTGCACAATATTCAACAAGGTCAAGTTGGATGTACTGCGAGAAATGTTGATAATGTTTACTATTCTGTCGATTGGGAAGCTGTTTGGGCTTATGCACTTGGCCCAGAACCTGAGCTCGTTTTATCACTAAG GATTTGTCTTGATGATAATCACAGTTCCGTAGTTCTAGCATGTGCCAAACTTATTCAGTGCGTATTGGGTTGTGATGCAAATGAGAACTTCTTGGAATTCTTGGAG AAATCGGCAACTATTGAGGGTATCTGTACTGCCCCTGTATTTAGAAGCAAACCCGAGATTGATGTTGGTTTTCTTCGTGGTGGATTTTGGAAGTACAATGCTAAGCCTTCTAATATCCTCACCCTTGTTGAGAATATTATTGATGATGAGACCGAAGGGAACCATACAATTCAGGATGATATTGTGGTTGCTGGACAGGATTTTGCTGCAGGTTTGGTTCGGATGGGGATCCTTATAAGGCTTCGTTATCTTCTGGAG TCAGACCCCACAGCTGCTCTGGAAGAATGCATAGTTTCTATACTTATTGCCATAGCAAGGCATTCCCCAACATGCTCAAATGCAATTATGAAATGCCAAAGGCTTGTTCAAACAGTTGTCCACAGATTTTCTccaaaacaaaatatggaaattCATCCTTCTAAGATAAAATCGGTTATTCTTTTAAAG GTATTGGCTCAATCAGATGTGACAAATTGTGGGGATTTTGTGAAGAACGGGTTTTTCCAAATTATGACATGGCATTTGTATCAACATGCTTCCTCTCTTGACCACTGGATGAAATTTGGACAGGAGAAGTGTAAACTTTCATCAGCTTTGATGGTTGAACAATTACGATTTTGGAAGGTCTGCATTCAGCATGGGTATTGCATATCATATTATTCAAGTATTTTCCCTGCCTTGTGCCTCTGGTTGAATCCCCCTACTTTCGAAAAACTTGTAGAGAACAACGTTGTTTGTGAATTTGCTTCCATCTCAAAGGAAGCATACCTTGTTCTAGAGGTTTTGGCTGGAAAGCTTCCTAATTTATTTTCACAGAGGCATTTAAGCAGTCAGACAGCGCAGGGCATTGGTGATGATGTGGAGATCTGGTCTTGGAGTCATGTTGGTCCAATAATTGATCTGGCTGTAAAATGGATAACATTGCAGAGTGATCCACAACTACgtaatttttttgaatggaaaaaagaaatcagGGGTGATCTTTCCCAAGATTTATCTTTGACTTCCTTGCTGTGGATATATTCTGCTGTGTTCCACATGCTTGCGAAAGTGCTGGAAAGAGTGAACCCAGACAACACTGCCAATCTGCAGGGAAGTGGTGGCCTTGTGCCATGGCTTCCAGAGTTTGTTCCTAAAGTTGGACTTGAAATCATAAAAGCTGGACTTCTGGGCTTTTCAGATTCCAGTGCTACAAAATATGGAATAGATCCTTCATGCAGTGGTTCTTTCATTGAAAAGCTATGTTATTTGAGGCAGCAAACTGATTATGGAACATCATTATCTTCTTTATGTTGCCTTCGTGGATTAGTCCAGACTGTTGCTGTTACTGATAACTTGATCCAGTTGGCTGACAAAGGGATAGAAGGTCCTTGCCAAGAATATGTTCTCCTAAGAGAAGATAAAATACTCAAGTATGGGATGCTTAAGCATTCCTCAATTGAATTGAGAAGTGTGCAAAATATTTTTTCGAACTTAGTTACTTCAGTGTTACACTATGTGCATTCCATTGAAACGTTTGGCAGAGGAGGCCCTGCTCCTGGTGTAGGAGTTGGCTGGGGGGCATCTGGTGGGGGATATTGGTCCGCAACCATTTTGCTGGCGCAGAATGATGCAGGATTTCTCATTGATCTGCTTGATGCTTTTCAGGTTGTGGTAGTTCCTCATTTACCTAGAGAAGTAGATATAACCTTCATCATGCAGATCAATTCTGCCTTGGCAGTATCGTTAATTGCTGGGCCAAAAGATAGAAGTATCGTCAAAAAGGCTCTAAAGGTTTTGCTTCATGTCTCTGTTCTGACATATCTTGATCTCTGCATTCGACATTTTCTTGGTACTAAGAGAAATAAGCCATTTGGGTGGACATATGAAGAAGAGGATTACACGGtcttcaatataatattaacttCTCATTTCAAGAACAGATGGCTGTCAGTAAAGAAGAAGCTGAAACCAATTGATGGCATAAGCGGCACTACCAACAAGACATTTGAGAAGAGTAATCGTTCTCTGGAAACCATATATGAGGACTCAGACACATCATTTAGCAATCAGGATTCTACTCCTTTAGTTGTAGAGTGGGCTCACCAGAGACTCCCCCTACCCATGTATTGGTTTTTGAGTCCAATCTCAACGCTTTGTGATGGCAGGGATGCTGGTCTTCGAAAAGCTTCCAAATTAGAAGATCTGATCCAAGACCCCAGTAACGTGCTTGAAGTTGCCAAAGCTGGTCTTTTCTTCCTTCTAGGTATTGAAGCAATGTCCAGCTTCCTACCTCCTGATGTTCCCTCCCCTGTTCAGGGTGTACCATTGGTTTGGAAATTGCATTCCTTATCTGTGATCTTACTTGTTGGAATGGGCGTGATTGAAGAGGACAAGAGTAGGGATGTATATGAAGCTTTGCAAGATTTCTATGGTGATATTCTTGACAAGGCAAGGCTTAGAAGTGCTGAAATAGCTTGGGACATTAATGTGAACAGCCAAGAATTTTTGGGGTTTCAATCAGAGATTCATGATAGTTATTCAACATTTATTGAAACTCTTGTGGACCAGTTTTCTGCTATATCTTATGGCGATCTTGTTTATGGCCGTCAAGTTGCAGTTTATCTACACCGTTGTGTAGAAGCACCTGTTCGACTTACTGCCTGGAATGCACTAACTAATGCTCGTGTTCTTGAACTTTTGCCACCGCTAGAGACTTGCATTGGAGAAGCTGAAGGGTATCTTCAACCTGTTGAG GATAACTCTGATATATTGGAGGCTTACGTAAAATCGTGGACGTCTGGTGCCCTTGATAGGGCTGTAAGTCGAAGCTCAGTTGCATATGAGCTGGCTCTCCACCACCTTTcgtcttttctttttcacttctaCAAGGATGATAAGTTATTGCTGCGAAACAAGCTTGCAAGGTCTCTTCTGCGGGACTCCTCCCTAAAGCAGCACCATGAG TGTGCGGAAGGGAATTCATCATGCTAG